The genome window GCTTTGCAACTTTAATTTATCTCAATTAGCATCATGCAGCTTAAAAATTTACCACCAAATAAAACCGAAAgacgatattttatttttcattaatttataTCTCCTACACGATAATTTGTTGCAACCAGTCTATAAATTATTTACATGTaaaatgtaaattaatttataaagtACGCCCTTAAtttccaatgattcaacttcaaCATATATAATAGCTTTGTCACTGTAttgggagaaatttttcaatatgcTAGAACACGGAGCACTacattaaaaattttcaaatatctaACTATTTGTATTATGATAGTTGGTATATCATGTTTTATTTCTGGTAAACTGAAACTGTATGGATATTTGTAAGTTTATAATTTTGGATAACATTATGAAGACtaaattttggaaactaaatgatatagaagttaatgattgttttattacttaaacattaataaacatgtttatttctattgataacacatcatttaatttataaattttgtttgattaaCATTACACTTTATATAGTCTATCATTGGTGTTGTGTCGGCAAATATCGAAGGTCCAAAAAGCTAAtgacaaaaagataaaaaagataGTCCAAAAAGCTTATCCTCCGAATGCCATGCTGTCCGTGGGTAATTGTAAACCAGCTGGCATGCAATATGAGCTAATTTGCGGACTAGGATCCTCTCCTaagctaaggatgaggatctTTCTCATCAAGGTATATGGGCAGTTGGATGAAAAtacaacggctacaaacagggggtccctttaaagttataataattgtagccgttggattttcatccaacggcccacaccctttgatgaggaggatcctcatccttaacTCAGTAGAGGATCCTGGTCCCTAATTTGCAAGCTCAAGCAAACCGACATGTCAGGTTAGTTAAGTTAGCTATCGTAGTGCGTTCATTAAAGtgtcaaaataatttcattgaATAAAAGATAATTCAATACTATTTCTAACGAAACTATCAACTTTCTTAACAACGTGATTAAAGATGTAATTAGCAAGGtaacacccaaaaaaaaaaagttactagTGTAATGTTAAAACGTACATGTATTTATTTAGTAATCGTTTACTTCACGCTCAAGAGatactacatttttttttaaatccaacaaaATATAACATTTGAACTATGATGACCATataaaacaatttttctaattCTAGATCCTTAAAATTCACAAGATATAAAAGTTTATTTAGCCCTTCTTTCCTCCCTCCAAAAGAAATGGACAAAGATCCTTTCGGATTTCACTTTTCGAAACTTAAGGATTAGGTAATATGGATCATTCAAATTGAATATGACAGTTCCTACTAAATTATTCCGCTGACTCACCTCAAACAAACTAAAACTTCGATTTCTCTTTCGCATAAACTAAATACCCGATTTTTTTTATCCTTAAACTCCAGACCTGGAGAGGGTCCACATTCaaagaaatgacaaaaataaacgAGCCCATCTCAGTCACATTAGTACAAAAAAAGCAAAgattaaacataaaataaacacTTGAGGCCATTGCATATTCATAGtcaaaagcaaaacaaaagtgTCCAACCTTCTCATCTCATCTTCTTAATATCCAACCTTCAAAAAATGTGCATCTACCATTCCTAAATTCCaccccaaaaccaaaaaaaaaaacagataaaATTAAGTTGAAAATTCAACCTAACCCGCCCAATAAATCAAACACGTCCCCAACCTCCCACACGCACCCAAACCCCCACCCCCACAcacgccccccccccccccccccccaccccccatCCCCCACCCCCCAACTCCCTCCTCCTCTTTTATATTTTATCCAACACCAGCAAACCCCCACCCCCACACAAccccgcccccccccccccccaccccaccccccaCCCCAACTCCCTCCTCCTCTTTTATATTTTATCCAACACCAGCAAACATCTGACTTCACTCGTAGTCTAACACCATGTTTGTTCTCATATTCTTCACCGTTGTCTTGGCCTTCTTCTTATACCGGCTCTTCGCCCCCGGCGGGAGCCGCCACGCTCTGCCTCTTCCGCCAGGGCCGAAACCCTGGCCTGTCGTGGGAAACTTGCCCCACTTAGGCCCCGTTCCCCATCATTCTCTGGCGGCGTTGGCCCGTCAGTATGGACCCCTTATGCACCTCCGCTTGGGGTTCGTTGACGTGGTTGTTGCAGCCTCTGCTTCGGTGGCGTCACAGTTCTTGAAGACCCACGACGCCAATTtctccagcagaccacccaacTCCGGCGCCAAGCATCTCGCTTATAACTACCAGGATTTGGTGTTCGCGCCGTACGGTCCACGATGGCGGATGTTACGGAAGATCAGCTCCGTCCATTTGTTCTCCGGCAAGGCTCTCGATGATCTTAAACATGTTCGCCAGGTAAGCAATTCGGCCGTCGTCTTTTTACGTTGATTTTCTCTACACTTCATTAATGCATGTTTTATTAATTATCTAGCAATCGAAAACTGATTTATTCTTAAATTGAATCACTAGGTTGACTACACGTTTCTTAAagcttttattaaaaaatttaatccaTCATCATAATCGTTAATCAACAATTAATTGTGGTCTTAATTATGAAGTTGTTACTTCATGTAAGAAAATTGGTGCATTTTATGCTCACTACTATATTTATCATCGtttgatgagtttaaattttaagattgGTATTGATCCACTGTACAGATCTCAAATGACGACGATAAATAAGGTGGTGAAACATCATCATCGCTTGAGAATGATGCACAAAAATATTGCCATAAGAAAATAGTGTATGAAAGTGCGATTAATGGTAGACTAGTACAGGTGATGAATGTAGACTAGTACAGGTGATGAATTATCGagatataatttttcttttcaaatcacTGAGTTTTGAAATCAAAGCCCTAGTAATATTGTCTCTAGACCCTGCTTACTAATTTAGTTTGGAGTAGTGATATATATAATCTCTAAACCCTAGTAATATTGTCTGCAATAAGATAAAATAGACTCGTAAATCTTAGGATTAACTATATTTTACATCACAAGGTTTGGAGATCGTTTGCACAATAAGccacaaaattttgattttttacatattacaccacgtcatttcttaattacactaatttaaattttccttcaatttgATGTTTGAGATACTATAATTGCATAAGTCTTAACAAAACATTTTTTatactgtttacttttaatgttaaagatatttttactctaaaaatttattcctagtactattcacttacaacatttttttgttttcaaagtttttaagttattttcattagttattttttttttaataatattatagGAGGAAGTAGGTGTGCTGGCACATGGATTAGCAAGTGCAGGGTCAAAGCCAGTGAACTTAGGGCAGCTATTGAACGTGTGCACAGTCAACGCCCTAGGGCGGGTGATGGTAGGGCGGAGGCTCTTCGGAGACGGCGGCGGGCGCGAAGACCAGAAGGCCGACGAGTTCAAATCCATGGTGGTGGAGATGATGGTGTTGGCTGGCGTTTTCAACATCGGCGACTTCATCCCGGCCCTCGAGTGGCTGGACTTGCAGGGGGTGGCGGGAAAGATGAAGAAGCTGCACAAGAGGTTCGATGCCTTCTTGACCGCCATTGTTGAAGACCACAAGAGGAGCGGCGAAGGGAAGCACGTGGACATGCTGACGACGTTGCTGTCGCTCACGGATGATGCTGACGGTGAGGGCGCCAAGCTCACGGACACTGAGATTAAAGCTTTGCTTTTGGTACGTaggccctctctctctctctctctctctctcccttcatcATTTTGTTTGAACCGTTGCATATGATAACAAAAGGATTTATAGTATAGTTTGACTTTGAGGATTTTAGAAAAATAAGTATTGTTTGTTTTAATAAGtgaagtatttttttttcaaattattttcactTTTCGTAcactttttttattatctttgtGCTTAACATTTCTTTATCAACTTGTTCGGTTTAGTTATTAAAAGAAAAGATGAACGCTCAAGAAGTGAAAATTTGTCGttcataattattattttgaatttttatctctcttttagacacttttttttcatttaatgtTGTTCATATGAAGTGTAAAACTATTTTATAGTGTGTCAAAAATACTTctgttaataaaaataaatcagaaatattATTAGGACATAAATACAACTTTCCACAATTTCcccaaaatataaatttatttatactaatttCCCCAATGTTATAAGTTTTTACTAATTCCCTCTGTAGATATGTTTTGGTTTTTCAGCTACCTTTCTTGTTGGCTAGTGGTGTCCACGTCATCTTTAGTCACATTACTACAAAAAGCTATTAGACTGACCCACCCATAATAATTTTGATGCACACAGAACATGTTCACAGCTGGCACTGACACGTCATCAAGCACGGTGGAATGGGCCATAGCAGAACTCCTTCGCCACCCCAAGATTCTAGCCCAACTCCAACAAGAGCTGGACCAAGAAGTGGGCCGGGACCGGCTCGTAACCGAGTCGGACCTGCCCAACTTGACCTACCTTCAAGCAGTAATCAAGGAAACCTTTCGGCTACACCCGTCAACCCCGCTCTCCCTGCCTCGAATGGCGTCCGAGAGTTGCGAAATCAATGGGTTCCACATCCCCAAGGGTGCCACTCTTCTGGTCAACGTATGGGCCATATCTCGCGACCCGGCCCAATGGTCCGAACCGCTTGAGTTTAGACCCGAGCGGTTCTTGCCGGGTGGAGAGAAGCCCAATGTGGACGTCAAGGGTAATGATTTCGAGGTTATACCGTTTGGGGCCGGGCGGAGAATATGCGCCGGGATGACCCTTGGGCTGCGTATGGTGTCTCTAATGACTGCGACCCTGGTCCATGGTTTTGATTGGACCTTGGCTGATGGGCTCACCCCTGAGAAATTGAACATGGACGAGGCCTATGGGCTCACACTACAAAGAGCCGCACCATTAATGGTGCACCCACGTAACAGGCTAGCCCCTCATGCATATAATGCGTcatcaccttgaattcttgagaGTTTTGAGTTGTATGATGTTTTATGGAAAATGTGTTGTCTTTGGTAATTCCTGGTGTGTCGATTATGAGCAGAAGTGTTTCTTTATTGGGGCTTTTAGATCCAGGTCCAAAAACATATAGTGTTTTTAGGAGTGACTCCAGTTatctaattatatgtttttatttcttttatactccttttatattttctaaaaaataataaaaatcaataaaaatcttttaatattatgcatttttcaactccaaaatatctaattaatatcttataaacaaaaaattaattaattaatttactaaCATATATCTATCTGCAAAACATTCTACCCTAAATCAAGTagcaaatatatgaatgtatattatacctataagtgagatatgaaacttaactaaaaggtagaaaaaaaacataatatacctacaagcaaGACACATTAATCTGTGACAGGTTGATTATGAAAAAGAATCTgtcatataggtagataaatacaattaacctgtgatataggttgattataaaaattaaaaaaaactataaatgggttaaagcaggaggaagaacaagaaataacaaaaaaatatatataaaaagaaataatcaaagagataattaggaagaaatttgatttttacaataagttttttttaagagataattattgataataaagtaattaaatttaaagaattggacttattttaataaattggactATTCCTACTATTGGCTTGGAGTTATACCAAGTTTCCCCTTCTTTATTTTACTCTTGATGATTTGCTTTTCATATCCGtctctaaaataataaaatcacgTACAATATTCACatgataatttgattaattggattgaaatgaTCATTTGTTTATTCTCGATTCAATGAAATTGAAATTATGTAAAGCACACACGATTCAAATCattagtggttttttttttctcttgaactttaaagttaatttatgcatttaatcaaatttaaaagTTTTAAGTTGAAGATCACATAGGACAGTCACGAGTTAACATTGATGTAGTCAAGTTTGAATATCGCTCTGTACAATGAATTACATAAGAACATcgcttaaaaaatataaaatacttAAAACGGATATTCATTATGCAAAAATGATCAAAACAACTAAAggatgaatgaaaaaaaaaattattgggaAAAATTAGTTGAGTGTCCTCATCAAACTAACAATGATTGAATATAAAAGGGATCAACCAGTGACTTCGGTATGGTAGTCTATTTCGAAAGCTGAAAAAACTCACAGAGCGATTTTAATCTCTTTTAATCACTATTGTGTGATTCATCACCAGTGCTAGAAGTGTAACCCAAAATATGCTGCATAGAATACGAGTTTAGAATTTATCCCAAACTACCGGACCATCTCATAGTGGTTATAATAATAATTGAATAATTGaacggttttttatttttttttgttttttattttttgagagaACTACCAAAATCCAAGTGCCATCTTCTCTGGAACGACTACGAGCAAAAACAACGAACTCTCTCTCTG of Malus sylvestris chromosome 6, drMalSylv7.2, whole genome shotgun sequence contains these proteins:
- the LOC126625207 gene encoding flavonoid 3'-monooxygenase-like, which encodes MFVLIFFTVVLAFFLYRLFAPGGSRHALPLPPGPKPWPVVGNLPHLGPVPHHSLAALARQYGPLMHLRLGFVDVVVAASASVASQFLKTHDANFSSRPPNSGAKHLAYNYQDLVFAPYGPRWRMLRKISSVHLFSGKALDDLKHVRQEEVGVLAHGLASAGSKPVNLGQLLNVCTVNALGRVMVGRRLFGDGGGREDQKADEFKSMVVEMMVLAGVFNIGDFIPALEWLDLQGVAGKMKKLHKRFDAFLTAIVEDHKRSGEGKHVDMLTTLLSLTDDADGEGAKLTDTEIKALLLNMFTAGTDTSSSTVEWAIAELLRHPKILAQLQQELDQEVGRDRLVTESDLPNLTYLQAVIKETFRLHPSTPLSLPRMASESCEINGFHIPKGATLLVNVWAISRDPAQWSEPLEFRPERFLPGGEKPNVDVKGNDFEVIPFGAGRRICAGMTLGLRMVSLMTATLVHGFDWTLADGLTPEKLNMDEAYGLTLQRAAPLMVHPRNRLAPHAYNASSP